A genomic window from Bacteroidota bacterium includes:
- a CDS encoding S41 family peptidase, translating into MMVNLKRLLIKTLVALALCLTVENGFSQLYNEEAFKLVKTLEWVNNYYVDTANEHKLTEAAIVEIMKNLDPHSTYISKEEVKEMNEPLQGNFEGIGVSFNIMNDTILVVEPIAGGPSEKLGIRAGDRIITIDGKNVAGVGIKTSDVFAKLRGRKGTKVVVGIKRRNVPGILEFNITRDKIPIYSIDATYMIDSHTGYIKLNRFSFTTLNEFAQSLAKLKAQKAENLILDLCGNGGGYLDVAISLADQFLPDKKLILYTQGIHSPKTEYFSTAAGNFEKGKLIILVDEGSASASEIVSGAIQDWDRGLIIGRRSFGKGLVQRPFTFMDGSMLRLTIARYYTPTGRLIQKPYDKGIEDYSHDLIKRYNNGELSNEDSIHFPESQKFYTMINKRVVYGGGGIMPDYFVPLDTTGYSDYYRDLIAKGIFNQFMLGYTDNHREELKSLYPDFKDFDKKFMVTDSLLKQLTDYAVKEKLPLNEKELSLSDFKLRLLMKAYVARDIYTSSEFYQVLNQDEPIVKKAVEVLENDDLYQKKLLKR; encoded by the coding sequence ATGATGGTGAATTTGAAACGTTTGTTGATTAAAACGTTGGTGGCGTTGGCACTGTGTTTGACCGTTGAGAATGGCTTTTCACAGTTGTATAATGAGGAAGCTTTCAAGCTGGTAAAAACGCTTGAATGGGTGAATAATTATTATGTCGATACGGCGAATGAGCATAAGCTTACGGAAGCCGCCATTGTCGAGATTATGAAAAACCTGGATCCTCATTCAACCTATATTTCAAAAGAAGAAGTAAAGGAGATGAATGAGCCTCTTCAGGGAAACTTTGAAGGAATAGGCGTTTCATTCAATATCATGAACGATACCATTTTGGTCGTTGAACCTATAGCCGGTGGCCCTTCCGAAAAACTAGGCATCAGGGCCGGTGACCGGATTATTACTATTGACGGGAAAAATGTGGCCGGCGTTGGAATAAAAACCTCTGATGTATTTGCTAAATTGCGCGGCCGGAAAGGTACGAAGGTGGTTGTAGGCATCAAAAGAAGGAATGTGCCGGGAATTTTAGAATTTAACATTACCCGTGATAAAATTCCAATTTATAGCATAGATGCAACATACATGATTGATAGCCACACGGGTTATATTAAATTGAACCGTTTTTCATTTACTACATTAAATGAATTTGCCCAATCCCTGGCAAAATTGAAAGCTCAGAAGGCTGAAAACCTTATCCTTGATTTATGCGGAAATGGGGGTGGATATCTTGATGTTGCCATCAGTCTGGCCGATCAATTTTTGCCCGATAAAAAGCTTATTTTATATACTCAGGGTATACACAGCCCAAAAACGGAATATTTTTCCACTGCAGCCGGGAATTTTGAAAAAGGCAAATTGATCATTCTGGTTGATGAAGGATCAGCTTCGGCAAGCGAAATTGTTTCAGGCGCTATTCAGGACTGGGACAGGGGGTTGATTATTGGCCGCCGTTCTTTTGGAAAAGGATTGGTGCAGCGTCCCTTCACCTTTATGGATGGTTCTATGCTGCGGCTTACCATTGCCCGTTATTATACACCTACCGGCCGGCTTATTCAAAAACCTTATGACAAGGGTATTGAAGATTATTCACACGACCTGATTAAACGTTATAACAACGGCGAACTTTCCAATGAGGACAGTATCCATTTCCCGGAATCCCAGAAATTTTATACCATGATCAACAAACGTGTGGTTTATGGTGGCGGGGGCATAATGCCGGATTATTTTGTACCTCTGGATACTACTGGTTATTCAGATTATTACAGGGATTTGATTGCCAAAGGGATATTTAATCAGTTTATGCTGGGTTATACAGACAATCACCGGGAGGAACTGAAAAGTCTATATCCTGATTTTAAGGATTTTGACAAAAAATTTATGGTAACCGATAGTTTGCTGAAACAGCTTACCGATTATGCTGTAAAAGAAAAGTTGCCCCTGAATGAAAAGGAATTAAGCCTTTCTGATTTTAAATTGAGGCTATTGATGAAGGCTTATGTGGCCCGGGATATTTATACATCCAGCGAATTTTACCAGGTACTCAATCAGGATGAACCTATTGTGAAAAAAGCTGTTGAAGTTCTCGAAAACGATGATCTTTACCAGAAGAAACTTTTGAAGAGGTAA